A window from Salinigranum halophilum encodes these proteins:
- a CDS encoding Sir2 family NAD-dependent protein deacetylase: MALTGAGVSTASGVPSFRGEGGIWETAFDPNDFHYSRFRRDPEGFWEERLRLQETMFPGEIEPNPAHHALVELEERGVLDGVVTQNTDGLHRAAGQPTLAEIHGNASRVECQSCGSTADAEPAFDRVRDGDTPPRCDCSGVYKPDVVLFGETLDPETLGRAEDLAMGAETVLAVGTSLQVNPAASLAGLGDRLVVVNLDETPYSSRAEYDLRTDVTRALPRLVDLVDERL, from the coding sequence ATGGCGCTCACGGGCGCGGGCGTCTCGACCGCCTCGGGGGTACCGAGTTTCCGGGGCGAAGGCGGCATCTGGGAGACCGCGTTCGACCCGAACGACTTCCACTACTCGCGGTTCCGCCGGGACCCCGAGGGGTTCTGGGAGGAGCGACTCCGGCTTCAGGAGACGATGTTTCCCGGCGAAATCGAACCGAACCCCGCACATCACGCGCTGGTCGAGTTAGAGGAACGAGGCGTCCTCGACGGCGTCGTGACGCAGAACACCGACGGCCTCCACCGCGCGGCGGGCCAGCCCACTCTCGCCGAGATACACGGCAACGCGTCCCGCGTCGAGTGCCAGTCGTGCGGGTCGACGGCGGACGCGGAGCCGGCGTTCGACCGCGTCCGCGACGGCGACACGCCCCCACGCTGTGACTGCAGCGGCGTCTACAAACCCGACGTCGTCCTCTTCGGCGAGACGCTCGACCCCGAGACGCTCGGTCGTGCGGAGGACCTCGCGATGGGGGCGGAGACGGTGCTCGCCGTCGGCACCTCGCTCCAGGTGAACCCCGCGGCGTCGCTCGCGGGCCTCGGCGACCGACTCGTCGTGGTCAACCTCGACGAGACACCGTACTCCAGCCGCGCCGAGTACGACCTCCGCACGGACGTCACGAGGGCGCTGCCGCGGCTGGTCGACCTCGT
- a CDS encoding phosphoribosylaminoimidazolesuccinocarboxamide synthase has protein sequence MTSVKEIHVDREPREGELGAGTFYFTDDYSVFDWGQMPDRIPEKGAALCTMGAANFELLDVNHIPTHYRGVYETSDSGEGEPKELGECASPPRTMAIELARVPDLPTDGEAYDYEAFHAAAGDGYVVPLEIVFRNTVPEGSSLRRRRSPAEFDLPYETWPDEVVDLPEPIVEFSTKFEEQDRYLSRTEAEAIAGQASLDRLEELALGVNTVVTMRAEQTGFTHEDGKIEVVYDDGTLKVADVVGTFDENRFSYQGQELSKEVVRQYYRRTDPDWVDAVSAAKAEAREQGVADWRSLCEESPDPLPAEVIEVVSDVYTAGTNTYTDFDWFDAPALDEVVEAVEEL, from the coding sequence ATGACCAGCGTCAAGGAGATACACGTCGACCGTGAGCCTCGAGAGGGGGAACTCGGCGCGGGGACGTTCTACTTCACCGACGACTACTCCGTCTTCGACTGGGGACAGATGCCCGACCGGATTCCCGAGAAGGGCGCGGCGCTCTGTACGATGGGCGCGGCCAACTTCGAACTGCTCGACGTGAACCACATCCCGACCCACTACCGGGGTGTGTACGAGACGAGCGACTCTGGCGAGGGAGAACCGAAGGAACTCGGCGAGTGCGCGAGTCCGCCACGGACGATGGCCATCGAACTCGCCCGCGTCCCCGACCTCCCCACCGACGGCGAGGCGTACGACTACGAGGCGTTCCACGCCGCCGCCGGCGACGGCTACGTCGTCCCCCTCGAAATCGTCTTCCGGAACACGGTCCCCGAGGGGTCGTCGCTCCGCCGTCGTCGCTCGCCCGCCGAGTTCGACCTCCCGTACGAGACGTGGCCCGACGAGGTCGTCGACCTGCCCGAGCCCATCGTCGAGTTCTCGACCAAGTTCGAAGAACAGGACCGCTACCTCTCGCGCACAGAGGCGGAGGCCATCGCGGGACAGGCGAGCCTCGACCGCCTGGAGGAACTCGCGCTGGGCGTGAACACCGTCGTGACGATGCGCGCCGAACAGACCGGCTTCACCCACGAGGACGGCAAGATCGAGGTGGTGTACGACGACGGCACCCTGAAGGTCGCCGACGTGGTCGGCACGTTCGACGAGAACCGCTTCTCCTACCAGGGCCAGGAACTCTCGAAGGAGGTCGTCCGACAGTACTATCGGCGGACCGACCCCGACTGGGTCGACGCCGTGAGCGCGGCCAAAGCCGAGGCGCGAGAGCAGGGCGTCGCCGACTGGCGGAGCCTGTGCGAGGAGTCGCCGGACCCCCTCCCTGCCGAGGTGATCGAGGTCGTCTCCGACGTCTACACCGCGGGGACGAACACCTACACCGATTTCGACTGGTTCGATGCGCCCGCGCTCGACGAGGTTGTCGAGGCTGTCGAAGAACTCTGA
- a CDS encoding 5,10-methylenetetrahydromethanopterin reductase, with the protein MFGIELTPEHPVDEVVDLGVRAEAEGYDTVFVSSHYNNRDPFAVLARLASETETVRLGPGVVNPYERHPVTLASQTATVADQSGGRAVFGIGPGDPSTLTNLGLEDERGLRSVLEAFKVAQRLWDGERVSHDGTFTCEDAGLNFDVPGDVPVYVGGEGPHMCRMAGKHADGLLFNGSHPDDLAWARDQVEQGVADRPDERGDFDLAAYASVSVAEEREAAREAARPPVAFITAGAAPPVLERHGIDAERASDIGAKISAGEFSAAFELVTSAMVDAFCMAGTVEEVGERMARVEEHADSLVVGSPLGPDLEAAITLAAAAHDR; encoded by the coding sequence ATGTTCGGCATCGAACTCACCCCCGAACACCCCGTGGACGAGGTCGTCGACCTCGGCGTCCGCGCCGAGGCCGAGGGGTACGACACCGTCTTCGTCTCCTCACACTACAACAACCGCGACCCCTTCGCCGTCCTGGCACGCCTCGCGAGCGAGACCGAGACGGTTCGACTCGGCCCCGGGGTCGTGAACCCCTACGAGCGCCATCCGGTGACGCTCGCCTCGCAGACGGCGACCGTCGCCGACCAGTCCGGCGGGCGCGCGGTGTTCGGCATCGGCCCGGGCGACCCGTCGACGCTGACGAACCTCGGCCTCGAGGACGAACGCGGCTTGCGGTCGGTGCTGGAAGCGTTCAAAGTCGCCCAGCGACTGTGGGACGGCGAGCGCGTCTCCCACGACGGGACGTTCACCTGCGAGGACGCGGGGCTGAACTTCGACGTCCCCGGCGACGTGCCCGTCTACGTCGGCGGGGAGGGCCCGCACATGTGCCGGATGGCTGGGAAGCACGCCGACGGCCTGTTGTTCAACGGCTCACACCCCGACGACCTCGCGTGGGCACGCGACCAGGTCGAACAGGGCGTGGCCGACCGCCCCGACGAGCGCGGTGACTTCGACCTCGCAGCGTACGCCAGCGTCTCGGTCGCCGAGGAGCGCGAGGCCGCGCGCGAGGCTGCGCGGCCCCCGGTGGCCTTTATCACCGCCGGCGCGGCACCGCCCGTGCTGGAGAGACACGGTATCGACGCGGAACGAGCGAGTGACATCGGCGCGAAGATCAGCGCCGGCGAGTTCTCGGCGGCGTTCGAACTCGTCACGTCGGCGATGGTCGACGCGTTCTGCATGGCCGGTACGGTCGAAGAGGTCGGCGAGCGGATGGCTCGGGTCGAAGAACACGCGGACAGTCTCGTGGTCGGGTCCCCGCTCGGCCCCGACCTCGAAGCGGCGATTACTCTTGCCGCGGCGGCGCACGACCGATAG
- a CDS encoding coenzyme F420-0:L-glutamate ligase, with protein MELFAVPDLPEVEPGDDLAALVADRVDLRAEDVVCVASTVVSKAERRVRSLDDFPPGPRARELAARLEAATGDEKDPRFAQAVLEESTDLLMEAPFLLTETRFGHVSVNAGIDRSNVPGGDLLLLPERPAESAARLRDGLVADRVVVTDTCGRPFRHGQRGVAIGWAGLPASRDWRGERDRDGRELTATVESVVDELAAASNLVAGEGAGGTPVVVVRDFDFGDHAGSDELFRDVEGDFVRQALRGWRYES; from the coding sequence ATGGAACTGTTCGCCGTCCCCGACCTCCCCGAGGTCGAACCGGGTGACGACCTCGCCGCGCTCGTCGCCGACCGGGTCGACCTCCGAGCGGAAGACGTCGTCTGTGTCGCCTCGACGGTCGTCTCGAAGGCCGAGCGGCGGGTGCGGTCGCTCGACGACTTCCCTCCCGGGCCCCGCGCGAGAGAACTCGCCGCTCGGCTCGAAGCGGCGACGGGCGACGAGAAGGACCCACGGTTCGCCCAGGCGGTCTTAGAGGAGTCGACAGACCTCCTCATGGAGGCACCCTTCCTCCTCACCGAGACGCGCTTCGGTCACGTCAGCGTCAACGCCGGCATCGACCGTTCGAACGTGCCCGGCGGTGACCTCCTCCTCTTACCGGAGCGTCCCGCAGAGTCGGCGGCCCGCCTCCGCGATGGTCTCGTCGCAGACCGTGTCGTCGTCACCGACACCTGCGGGCGGCCGTTCCGCCACGGGCAGCGGGGCGTCGCCATCGGCTGGGCCGGGCTCCCCGCCTCGCGCGACTGGCGCGGTGAACGCGACCGCGACGGCCGCGAACTCACCGCCACGGTGGAGAGCGTCGTCGACGAACTCGCCGCCGCGTCGAACCTCGTCGCGGGCGAAGGGGCGGGCGGCACCCCCGTCGTCGTCGTCCGTGACTTCGACTTCGGCGACCACGCCGGCAGCGACGAACTCTTCCGGGACGTCGAGGGTGACTTCGTCCGGCAGGCCCTCCGTGGGTGGCGCTACGAGTCGTAG
- a CDS encoding metallophosphoesterase family protein produces MSTDLAIVSDTHVPGREAAIPGWVRDHIEAADHTIHAGDFDAPETRSLVEDLAQGLTAVAGNIDPPSVDLPAAATVEVEDVTFVVVHGTGPHDSWSTRVRRLVGETVDVGTGTVVGVAGHTHTPTETVVDGVRLLNPGSATGARPASRATMLTVTVDGDALDVEVHER; encoded by the coding sequence ATGTCAACCGACCTCGCCATCGTCAGTGACACCCACGTCCCAGGTCGCGAAGCCGCGATTCCCGGCTGGGTCCGTGACCACATCGAGGCGGCCGACCACACCATCCACGCCGGGGACTTCGACGCGCCCGAGACGCGCTCGCTCGTCGAAGACCTCGCACAGGGGCTGACCGCCGTCGCGGGCAACATCGACCCGCCGTCGGTCGACCTCCCCGCGGCCGCCACCGTCGAGGTCGAGGACGTGACGTTCGTCGTCGTCCACGGCACCGGGCCGCACGACTCGTGGTCCACGCGGGTCCGACGCCTGGTCGGGGAGACGGTCGACGTCGGGACGGGGACGGTGGTCGGCGTCGCCGGCCACACCCACACGCCGACCGAGACGGTCGTCGACGGGGTTCGCCTGCTCAACCCCGGGAGCGCGACGGGTGCGCGCCCGGCGAGTCGGGCCACGATGCTCACCGTCACGGTCGACGGCGACGCCCTCGACGTCGAGGTGCACGAGCGGTAG
- a CDS encoding ABC transporter substrate-binding protein, whose protein sequence is MLVTTAALGTAGLAGCGGQSGDGGGGGSGSGSGGDGGSGGSSGGGNGGGGDGRNVQTMFRGEWPIETKNNDNIPFEYTVTEGAAVPEITVNFASDEEPWMREHALMIQRAFTDVGVPVALDDVPTNVMYDEYWAADTGHTVSVSMNTHGPDPQRGLDPNPFLMRMHPRTGGNYYNYNNPEITELLEQQATEIQDQERRVELCHEIQRKASDDAYILSIAFTDVIMAGNTADWEGYVPMPGNGTNRDSFIWTQVNLQPTGDSSTWVKGVLASMGGLNIAWAGGGPEAKRLTNLYDGLFDASPQLEIVPALATDATVVDETTVEVQLREGVQWHDGEAFGPDDVKFSVELFKEYNSPEMGPFYEPIESVEVISESGGGAVRFNLKRPDAAFLTQRMVRSVILPKHKWENVDNPAQHNPENPVGTGPFQFSSWEQGTRFAVEKNPDHWMWDESVREELLGEYFTSGDGIDGIVWANVGNVDALIGAMQSGDIDAIGTTLSNDQADRAASTSGVEKQVSKNYAPLDVHINHINPLIRDKEFRKALSHSVDKEGFVQGVLGGRATVIEGQNLISPMMSPFYTGDIPTYEYNPEQGKQLLQQAGYTFDGDTLVAPSGDAWDAFAARVEDGHADRSDLDQPDFS, encoded by the coding sequence ATGCTGGTGACGACGGCAGCACTGGGTACCGCTGGTCTCGCCGGCTGTGGTGGACAGAGCGGTGACGGCGGCGGGGGTGGGAGCGGAAGCGGAAGTGGTGGTGACGGCGGTTCCGGTGGAAGTAGCGGTGGCGGTAACGGCGGCGGTGGCGACGGTCGGAACGTCCAGACGATGTTCCGCGGGGAGTGGCCCATCGAGACGAAGAACAACGACAACATCCCGTTCGAGTACACCGTGACCGAGGGGGCGGCAGTCCCCGAGATTACGGTCAACTTCGCGTCCGACGAGGAGCCGTGGATGCGCGAACACGCGCTGATGATCCAGCGCGCGTTCACCGACGTCGGCGTCCCGGTGGCGCTCGACGACGTCCCGACGAACGTCATGTACGACGAGTACTGGGCGGCAGACACGGGTCACACCGTCTCGGTGTCGATGAACACTCACGGCCCCGACCCGCAGCGTGGACTCGACCCCAACCCGTTCTTGATGCGGATGCACCCGCGGACGGGCGGGAACTACTACAACTACAACAACCCCGAGATAACGGAACTGCTCGAGCAGCAGGCGACCGAAATCCAGGACCAAGAGCGTCGCGTCGAACTGTGTCACGAGATACAGCGGAAGGCGAGCGATGACGCCTACATCCTCTCTATCGCGTTCACCGACGTCATCATGGCGGGCAACACCGCCGACTGGGAGGGGTACGTCCCCATGCCCGGCAACGGGACCAACCGCGACTCGTTCATCTGGACGCAGGTGAACCTCCAGCCGACCGGCGACTCGAGTACGTGGGTCAAGGGCGTCCTCGCATCGATGGGCGGCCTGAACATCGCGTGGGCCGGCGGTGGCCCCGAGGCGAAGCGCCTCACGAACCTCTACGACGGCCTGTTCGACGCCTCGCCGCAGCTGGAAATCGTCCCGGCGCTGGCGACGGACGCCACCGTCGTCGACGAGACGACCGTCGAGGTTCAGCTCCGCGAGGGCGTCCAGTGGCACGACGGCGAGGCGTTCGGGCCTGACGACGTGAAGTTCAGCGTCGAACTGTTCAAGGAGTACAACTCCCCCGAGATGGGGCCGTTCTACGAGCCCATCGAGAGCGTGGAGGTCATCTCCGAGAGCGGGGGCGGTGCAGTCCGGTTCAACCTCAAGCGACCCGACGCCGCCTTCCTGACCCAGCGGATGGTTCGCAGCGTCATCCTCCCGAAACACAAGTGGGAGAACGTCGACAACCCGGCCCAGCACAACCCCGAGAACCCTGTCGGGACGGGCCCGTTCCAGTTCTCCAGCTGGGAGCAGGGGACCCGCTTCGCCGTCGAGAAGAACCCGGACCACTGGATGTGGGACGAGTCGGTCCGCGAGGAGCTGCTGGGCGAGTACTTCACGTCGGGAGACGGCATCGACGGCATCGTCTGGGCCAACGTCGGCAACGTCGACGCGCTCATCGGGGCGATGCAGAGCGGCGACATCGACGCCATCGGGACGACGCTGTCGAACGACCAGGCCGACCGCGCCGCGTCGACGAGCGGCGTCGAGAAGCAGGTGTCGAAGAACTACGCGCCGCTGGACGTCCACATCAACCACATCAACCCGCTCATCCGGGACAAGGAGTTCCGCAAGGCGCTGAGCCACTCGGTCGACAAGGAGGGGTTCGTTCAGGGCGTCCTCGGCGGCCGCGCGACAGTCATCGAGGGACAGAACCTCATCTCGCCGATGATGAGCCCGTTCTACACCGGAGACATCCCGACGTACGAGTACAACCCCGAGCAGGGCAAGCAGTTGCTCCAGCAGGCCGGGTACACCTTCGACGGTGACACGCTGGTGGCCCCGTCCGGCGACGCCTGGGACGCGTTCGCCGCCCGCGTCGAAGACGGGCACGCCGACCGGTCCGACCTGGACCAGCCCGACTTCTCCTGA
- a CDS encoding ABC transporter permease, producing the protein MSFRRFLVKRVAISIALTLVSVSIIFLALRLLPGDPFSSLIASGGLTQEQVQALRVQYGLDEPVYVQYVKYVQSLLTLNFGFSIAQSRPVSEIIFPRLLNTMLLLVPALVVTAIVSSALGSYAGWNRGSSFEQLSIVVTTFFRSTPVFVTGIFFLIIFSYQLDLFPAFGMRSPVANPEGLVETYLHPDFAMHYFLPFLATVLYYSGDFLLLARNSVVERKGSAFLTLHRAKGLSEMEQLARAGRNSMLPLLTYFALRLGMMFQGVITLEVVFAWPGIGRALVLAINQKDYPTVQAAIFIMAFAVIVMNLLADVMYAKVDPTVEGGDV; encoded by the coding sequence ATGAGTTTCAGACGCTTCCTCGTCAAACGGGTCGCCATCTCGATCGCCCTGACACTGGTCTCCGTCTCGATTATCTTCCTCGCGCTCCGGCTGCTCCCGGGGGACCCGTTCAGTTCGCTCATCGCCTCCGGGGGGCTCACCCAAGAACAGGTCCAGGCGTTGCGGGTCCAGTACGGCCTCGACGAACCCGTCTACGTCCAGTACGTGAAGTACGTCCAGAGCCTGTTGACGCTCAACTTCGGCTTCTCCATCGCACAGAGCCGGCCGGTGAGCGAGATCATCTTCCCGCGGCTGCTCAACACGATGCTACTCCTGGTGCCGGCGCTGGTCGTGACGGCCATCGTCAGTTCGGCGCTCGGCTCGTACGCGGGCTGGAACCGCGGGTCGTCGTTCGAGCAGCTGAGCATCGTCGTCACGACCTTTTTCCGGTCGACGCCGGTGTTCGTCACCGGCATCTTCTTTCTCATCATCTTCTCGTACCAGCTCGACCTCTTCCCGGCGTTCGGGATGCGGAGTCCGGTGGCGAACCCCGAGGGACTCGTCGAGACGTATCTCCACCCGGACTTCGCGATGCACTACTTCCTGCCCTTCCTCGCGACCGTGCTGTACTACAGCGGTGACTTCCTGCTGCTCGCACGCAACTCGGTCGTCGAACGCAAGGGGTCGGCGTTCCTCACGCTCCACCGCGCCAAGGGGCTCTCCGAGATGGAACAGCTCGCCCGAGCCGGCCGGAACTCGATGCTCCCGCTGTTGACGTACTTCGCGCTCCGGCTGGGCATGATGTTCCAGGGCGTCATCACGCTCGAGGTGGTGTTCGCGTGGCCGGGTATCGGTCGCGCGCTCGTGTTGGCCATCAACCAGAAGGACTACCCGACGGTCCAGGCAGCCATCTTCATCATGGCCTTTGCGGTCATCGTGATGAACCTCCTCGCGGACGTGATGTACGCGAAAGTCGACCCGACGGTCGAGGGAGGTGACGTCTGA
- a CDS encoding ABC transporter permease, whose protein sequence is MSLLSVVSVDRSELKERASENLTRAKNVMAVVLKDDAAKVGVAVLLVFLFLGLFGPALAPYEPIEHTMETEDGQMMRMAPPNSAAPLGTTTFGKDVLSQFLAGARPTFIVGFFGGVGTGVVGFLVGLTSGYFGGRVDEVLMRLTDLTFALPFLPMALLVLTFVQPNIVLITAVIVAFFWKMPARVIRSEVMTVRERTFVKSARAAGAGHGRTMFLHVAPNVIGVGFLYTAYAVSWAIAGQASLAFLGFGDPTATSWGRMLQQVFESGGMREAWWWVLPPAIGIAAVTTSVFLVGRAFEEVVNPELRSED, encoded by the coding sequence ATGTCACTGCTCTCTGTGGTCTCGGTCGACCGGAGCGAGCTGAAAGAGCGGGCCTCGGAGAACCTCACGCGGGCGAAGAACGTCATGGCCGTCGTGCTCAAAGACGACGCGGCGAAGGTCGGCGTCGCGGTCTTGCTCGTCTTCTTGTTCCTCGGGCTGTTCGGGCCGGCGCTGGCTCCATACGAGCCTATCGAGCACACGATGGAGACCGAGGACGGGCAGATGATGCGGATGGCCCCGCCCAACAGCGCGGCACCGCTCGGCACGACGACGTTCGGCAAGGACGTGCTGAGCCAGTTCCTCGCCGGCGCGCGGCCGACGTTCATCGTCGGCTTCTTCGGCGGCGTCGGCACGGGGGTCGTCGGCTTCCTCGTCGGCCTGACGAGCGGCTACTTCGGCGGGCGGGTCGACGAGGTGTTGATGCGCCTGACCGACCTGACGTTCGCGCTGCCGTTCCTGCCGATGGCGCTGCTCGTGCTGACGTTCGTCCAGCCGAACATCGTCCTCATCACGGCGGTCATCGTCGCGTTCTTCTGGAAGATGCCCGCGCGGGTCATCCGGTCGGAGGTGATGACCGTCCGCGAGCGAACGTTCGTGAAGTCCGCCCGTGCCGCCGGTGCGGGGCACGGTCGAACCATGTTCTTACACGTCGCGCCGAACGTCATCGGCGTCGGTTTCCTCTACACCGCCTACGCCGTCTCCTGGGCTATCGCGGGCCAGGCGTCGCTCGCCTTCCTCGGCTTCGGCGACCCGACGGCCACCTCCTGGGGACGGATGCTCCAGCAGGTGTTCGAGTCCGGCGGGATGCGCGAGGCGTGGTGGTGGGTGCTCCCACCGGCCATCGGCATCGCGGCGGTGACGACGTCGGTGTTCCTCGTCGGCCGCGCGTTCGAGGAGGTCGTCAACCCCGAACTACGGAGTGAAGACTAG
- a CDS encoding dipeptide ABC transporter ATP-binding protein, whose protein sequence is MSLLEVEDLRIRYKTSEDDVHAVNGVSFSVDGGDNYGLVGESGCGKSTIAHSVLGLLDDNARIDSGTVRFDGQDLLDLSEKEWRDVRWQRISYIPQSAMDSLDPVMTVGKQIRQAIRTHRDVSKADAQARVDEVFEIVGLDPERTTDYPHQFSGGMRQRVTIAMALALDPDLIIADEPTTGLDVIVQDKIIHKLLEIQDEIDSSLLLITHDIGVVAETCDDVSVLYGGKVMEQGATRDVLKHPTNPYTMGLKNSFPDIDDFDHQAISIPGSLPDLTEEPTGCVFRNRCPFATDECEEGHPPIEPVENQRSACYHTDRVGQFRAEATEPETWGLEFVERGEGRRAGDTVLETDDLSKWFTQTQGIVDQLRGREPNYVKAVNEVDIDVRENEVVGVAGESGCGKSTLGEVISVLQPRTAGSISFRGTSVDEYLDGGAKEFRSKVQFIFQDPFDSLNPRQTVRAAVAEPLKIQGRERRNIEETVRKTLSDVGLNPPEKYLDDYPHQLSGGERQRVAIARALVLDPELLICDEPASMLDVSLKASILNILRKMADERDIGIVYISHDLASLSQISDRLAVMYLGRIVELGRTEEIVQNPKHPYAASLLSASPNADPTEKRQRVLLPGEPPNPVNLPSGCNFAPRCPKATDECRDAEPERTTYQDGDHEAACYHPVERIERELLAEYER, encoded by the coding sequence ATGAGTCTACTCGAAGTCGAAGACCTACGAATCAGGTACAAGACGTCCGAGGACGACGTCCACGCGGTCAACGGCGTCTCCTTCTCGGTCGACGGTGGCGACAACTACGGGCTCGTCGGCGAGTCCGGGTGCGGCAAGTCGACCATCGCCCACTCGGTTCTCGGCCTGCTCGACGACAACGCCCGCATCGACTCCGGGACCGTGCGGTTCGACGGGCAGGACCTCCTCGACCTCTCCGAGAAGGAGTGGCGTGACGTCCGCTGGCAACGGATCTCGTACATCCCACAGAGCGCGATGGACTCGCTCGACCCCGTCATGACTGTGGGGAAGCAGATCAGACAGGCCATCAGGACACACCGTGACGTCTCGAAGGCCGACGCACAGGCGAGAGTCGACGAGGTGTTCGAAATCGTCGGTCTCGACCCCGAGCGGACGACGGACTACCCCCACCAGTTCTCCGGCGGGATGCGCCAGCGCGTCACCATCGCGATGGCGCTCGCGCTCGACCCGGACCTCATCATCGCCGACGAGCCGACCACCGGATTGGACGTCATCGTCCAGGACAAGATCATCCACAAGCTGCTGGAGATTCAAGACGAGATCGACAGTTCGCTGCTGTTGATCACCCACGACATCGGCGTCGTGGCCGAGACCTGCGACGACGTCTCCGTGCTGTACGGCGGGAAGGTGATGGAGCAGGGGGCGACGCGAGACGTCCTGAAGCACCCGACCAACCCCTACACGATGGGGCTGAAGAACTCGTTCCCGGACATCGACGACTTCGACCACCAGGCCATCTCCATACCTGGGTCGCTTCCGGACCTCACGGAGGAGCCGACTGGCTGTGTGTTCCGAAACCGGTGTCCGTTCGCGACCGACGAGTGTGAGGAGGGACACCCGCCCATCGAACCCGTCGAGAACCAGCGGTCGGCCTGCTACCACACCGACCGCGTCGGACAGTTCCGCGCGGAGGCGACCGAACCCGAGACGTGGGGGCTCGAGTTCGTCGAACGCGGCGAAGGGCGCCGCGCCGGCGACACCGTCCTCGAGACCGACGACCTCTCGAAGTGGTTCACACAGACACAGGGCATCGTCGACCAGCTCCGCGGGCGAGAGCCCAACTACGTCAAGGCGGTCAACGAGGTGGACATCGACGTCCGCGAGAACGAGGTCGTCGGGGTGGCCGGCGAGTCCGGCTGCGGCAAGTCCACGCTCGGGGAGGTCATCTCCGTCCTCCAGCCCCGGACGGCCGGGAGCATCAGCTTCCGCGGGACCAGCGTCGACGAGTACCTCGACGGCGGGGCGAAGGAGTTCCGCTCGAAGGTGCAGTTCATCTTCCAGGACCCGTTCGACTCGCTGAACCCCAGACAGACCGTCCGTGCCGCGGTGGCGGAACCGCTGAAGATTCAGGGGCGCGAGCGCCGCAACATCGAGGAGACGGTCCGGAAGACCCTCTCCGACGTCGGGCTCAACCCGCCGGAGAAGTATCTCGACGACTACCCACACCAGCTGTCGGGCGGGGAGCGCCAGCGCGTCGCCATCGCGCGCGCGCTCGTCCTCGACCCCGAACTGCTCATCTGCGACGAACCGGCGTCGATGCTCGACGTCTCGCTGAAGGCCAGCATCCTGAACATCCTGCGGAAGATGGCCGACGAGCGCGACATCGGCATCGTCTACATCTCCCACGACCTGGCGAGCCTCTCACAGATCAGCGACCGACTCGCCGTGATGTATCTCGGGCGCATCGTCGAACTCGGGCGGACCGAAGAAATCGTCCAGAACCCGAAGCATCCGTACGCCGCGTCGCTCCTGTCGGCGTCACCGAACGCCGACCCGACCGAGAAGCGACAGCGGGTGTTGCTCCCGGGCGAGCCGCCGAACCCGGTGAACCTCCCGTCCGGCTGTAACTTCGCGCCGCGCTGCCCGAAGGCGACCGACGAGTGTCGGGACGCGGAACCGGAGCGGACCACCTACCAGGACGGCGACCACGAGGCCGCCTGTTACCACCCCGTCGAACGCATCGAGCGCGAACTGCTCGCGGAGTACGAGCGATGA
- a CDS encoding HpcH/HpaI aldolase/citrate lyase family protein translates to MTDTARPRRSALFTPADDVEMLRKALGTDADAFIFDLEDAVHPSRREAARENLRAFLPDLDVDREVAVRVNGRGTDDFPDDLKTAVEARADAVALPMVESGRDVREAWAALSTLADDPPPLRVTVETPTGMHAGSEIAAACRETGVESLAFGFADYCKAIGSPGTPDRVRERLELLTVEYAAMAGVDPVASVHLDIGDEDGLRRVAERARATGFVGMTAIHPAQVGVINEAFTPPDDEVAQARRLVEAFDASERDSLEVEGVFLDTATVDRYRRLLERAPE, encoded by the coding sequence ATGACGGACACCGCTCGCCCGCGCCGGTCCGCGCTGTTCACGCCCGCCGACGACGTCGAGATGCTCCGGAAGGCGCTCGGAACCGACGCCGACGCGTTCATCTTCGACCTCGAGGACGCCGTCCACCCCTCGCGGCGGGAGGCGGCCCGCGAGAACCTGCGGGCGTTCCTCCCCGACCTCGACGTGGACCGCGAGGTCGCCGTTCGAGTCAACGGCCGGGGCACCGACGACTTCCCGGACGACCTCAAGACCGCGGTCGAGGCCAGGGCCGACGCGGTCGCCCTCCCGATGGTCGAATCGGGTCGCGACGTCCGCGAGGCGTGGGCAGCGCTCTCGACGCTCGCCGACGACCCGCCGCCGCTCCGCGTGACCGTGGAGACGCCGACGGGGATGCACGCTGGCTCGGAGATCGCCGCGGCCTGCCGAGAGACGGGCGTCGAGAGCCTCGCGTTCGGCTTCGCGGACTACTGCAAGGCCATCGGGTCGCCCGGGACGCCGGACCGGGTCAGAGAACGGCTCGAACTGCTCACCGTCGAGTACGCCGCGATGGCCGGCGTCGACCCCGTCGCGTCCGTCCACCTCGACATCGGCGACGAGGACGGACTCCGTCGGGTCGCCGAGCGGGCCCGCGCCACGGGGTTCGTCGGGATGACCGCCATCCATCCGGCACAGGTCGGCGTCATCAACGAGGCGTTCACGCCGCCAGACGACGAGGTGGCACAGGCGAGACGGCTGGTCGAGGCGTTCGACGCCTCCGAGCGGGACTCCCTCGAAGTCGAGGGCGTCTTTCTCGACACGGCGACCGTCGACCGCTACCGCCGGCTGCTCGAACGCGCGCCCGAGTAG